From Musa acuminata AAA Group cultivar baxijiao chromosome BXJ3-8, Cavendish_Baxijiao_AAA, whole genome shotgun sequence, one genomic window encodes:
- the LOC135646072 gene encoding large ribosomal subunit protein uL11-like → MPPKFDPTQVVDVYVRVTGGEVGAASSLAPKIGPLGLSPKKVGEDIAKETAKEWKGLRVTVKLTVQNRQAKVSVVPSAAALVIKALKEPERDRKKTKNIKHNGNISLDDVVEIARVMRPRSMAKDLAGTVKEILGTCVSVGCTVDGKDPKDLQTEISDGDVEVPLE, encoded by the coding sequence ATGCCGCCCAAGTTCGATCCCACCCAAGTGGTCGACGTCTACGTCCGGGTTACCGGCGGCGAGGTCGGCGCCGCCAGCTCCCTTGCCCCGAAGATCGGGCCTTTGGGGCTCTCCCCGAAGAAGGTGGGTGAGGACATCGCCAAGGAGACGGCGAAGGAGTGGAAGGGCCTCCGCGTCACCGTGAAGCTCACGGTGCAGAACCGCCAGGCCAAGGTAAGCGTCgtcccctccgccgccgccctcgTCATCAAGGCCCTCAAGGAGCCCGAGCGCGACCGCAAGAAGACGAAGAACATCAAGCACAACGGCAACATCTCGCTCGACGACGTCGTCGAGATCGCTCGGGTCATGCGGCCCAGGTCCATGGCCAAGGACCTCGCCGGCACCGTCAAGGAGATCCTCGGCACGTGCGTCTCCGTCGGCTGCACTGTGGATGGGAAGGACCCCAAGGATCTCCAGACGGAGATCAGCGACGGCGACGTCGAGGTGCCGCTCGAATGA